In Kitasatospora gansuensis, a genomic segment contains:
- a CDS encoding MerR family transcriptional regulator gives MLIGELAHRTGVSPRLLRYYEEQRLLHPERGTNGYRTYGADAPATVARIRELLSTGMNTDTIRDLLPCAQDDAPGVLPCSRSLDILDGQLGELDARIEQLLTQRALLTDQRGATLARETAADHS, from the coding sequence GTGCTGATCGGCGAACTGGCCCACCGCACCGGAGTCAGCCCCCGACTGCTGCGCTACTACGAGGAGCAACGGCTGCTCCACCCCGAGCGCGGCACCAACGGCTACCGCACCTACGGCGCCGACGCCCCAGCCACCGTGGCCCGGATCCGCGAGCTGCTCTCCACAGGCATGAACACCGACACCATCCGTGACCTGCTCCCGTGTGCTCAGGACGACGCCCCCGGGGTGCTGCCGTGCTCGCGTTCCCTCGACATCCTGGACGGCCAGTTGGGCGAACTGGACGCCAGGATCGAACAGCTCCTCACTCAGCGCGCACTGCTCACCGACCAGCGCGGCGCCACCCTCGCACGCGAAACGGCGGCCGATCACTCCTGA
- a CDS encoding ricin-type beta-trefoil lectin domain protein produces the protein MLRIPRAATGLLAGALVATGLLAAAPTATAAGESVAVWLTTTDDAGGRHVTRGLQPQAAVAFAAGGGAGQQITVDESVRYQQFTGGGASFTDTAAWLLNSSGALSAATRDATMRKLFSPTEGIGLSLTRNPMGSSDLARFGYTYDDRPAGQTDPTLANFSVAHDLADVLPLTRQAKQLNPALTTIASPWTAPAWMKDSGSLNGGWLKSEYYAAYAQYFAKYVQAYQAQGVPVDYLTVQNEPTCCGGYPSMSWNGAGLAYFTKNSLLPALQGAGLTSKVLALDWNWDQYTGYGAPVVDDPAIRSHPNFGGIAWHGYGGDVATQTTVHNQYPAVDAFGTEHSGGTWIADQQREDMRNIIDYTRNWAKSVTKWSLAVDQNMGPHYGGCGTCTGLVTVQNGGSRAGQVDYTVEYYTMGHLTKFVRPGAYRIASTANSAVPNVAWQNPDGSKALIAYNDSGSAQSVRVNWGGQSFGYQLPAKTSATFTWNGGQSSGGGRITGLAGKCLDVAGASSANGTAVQLWDCNGTAAQTWTAGADGTVRALGKCLDVAAANSADGAKVQLWDCNGSAAQSWSPNADGTLRALGKCLDVTGNSSANGTPTQLWTCFGGANQRWTMPAA, from the coding sequence GTGCTCCGAATCCCCCGCGCCGCCACCGGCCTGCTCGCCGGGGCCCTGGTCGCCACCGGCCTGCTGGCCGCCGCCCCCACCGCCACCGCCGCCGGAGAGTCCGTCGCGGTCTGGCTCACCACCACCGACGACGCCGGCGGCCGCCACGTCACCCGCGGCCTCCAGCCCCAGGCCGCGGTCGCCTTCGCGGCGGGCGGCGGCGCGGGCCAGCAGATCACCGTGGACGAGAGCGTCCGCTACCAGCAATTCACCGGTGGCGGAGCCTCGTTCACCGACACCGCCGCCTGGCTGCTGAACAGCAGCGGCGCGCTCTCGGCGGCCACCCGGGACGCCACCATGCGCAAGCTGTTCTCGCCGACCGAAGGCATCGGCCTGTCGCTGACCCGCAATCCGATGGGCTCCTCCGACCTGGCCCGGTTCGGGTACACCTACGACGACCGCCCGGCCGGGCAGACCGACCCGACCCTGGCGAACTTCTCCGTCGCGCACGACCTGGCGGACGTCCTGCCGCTGACCAGGCAGGCCAAGCAGCTCAACCCGGCCCTCACCACGATCGCCAGCCCCTGGACCGCCCCGGCCTGGATGAAGGACAGCGGCAGCCTGAACGGCGGCTGGCTGAAGTCCGAGTACTACGCCGCGTACGCCCAGTACTTTGCCAAGTACGTGCAGGCGTACCAGGCCCAGGGCGTGCCGGTGGACTACCTCACCGTGCAGAACGAGCCGACCTGCTGCGGCGGTTACCCCTCGATGAGCTGGAACGGCGCGGGGCTGGCGTACTTCACCAAGAACAGCCTGCTACCCGCCCTGCAGGGTGCCGGGCTGACCAGCAAGGTGCTCGCGCTGGACTGGAACTGGGACCAGTACACGGGCTACGGCGCCCCGGTGGTGGACGACCCGGCGATCCGCAGTCACCCCAACTTCGGCGGCATCGCCTGGCACGGCTACGGCGGAGACGTGGCGACCCAGACCACCGTGCACAACCAGTACCCGGCCGTGGACGCGTTCGGCACCGAGCACTCCGGTGGTACCTGGATCGCCGACCAGCAGCGCGAGGACATGCGCAACATCATCGACTACACCCGCAACTGGGCGAAGTCGGTGACCAAGTGGAGCCTGGCGGTGGACCAGAACATGGGCCCGCACTACGGCGGTTGCGGCACCTGCACCGGGCTGGTCACGGTGCAGAACGGCGGCAGCCGGGCCGGGCAGGTGGACTACACGGTGGAGTACTACACCATGGGTCACCTGACCAAGTTCGTCCGCCCGGGCGCGTACCGGATCGCCTCCACCGCCAACTCGGCGGTGCCGAACGTGGCCTGGCAGAACCCGGACGGTTCGAAGGCGCTGATCGCGTACAACGACAGCGGCTCCGCGCAGAGCGTCCGGGTCAACTGGGGTGGCCAGAGCTTCGGTTACCAGCTCCCGGCGAAGACCTCGGCGACCTTCACCTGGAACGGCGGGCAGAGCAGCGGCGGCGGCCGGATCACCGGCCTGGCCGGCAAGTGCCTGGACGTGGCGGGCGCGAGCAGCGCCAACGGCACCGCCGTCCAGCTCTGGGACTGCAACGGTACCGCCGCGCAGACCTGGACGGCCGGGGCGGACGGCACCGTGCGCGCGCTCGGCAAGTGCCTGGATGTGGCAGCCGCGAACAGTGCGGACGGCGCCAAGGTCCAGCTCTGGGACTGCAACGGCAGTGCGGCGCAGAGCTGGTCGCCGAACGCCGACGGCACGCTGCGGGCGCTCGGCAAGTGCCTGGACGTGACCGGGAACAGCTCGGCGAACGGTACGCCGACCCAGCTGTGGACCTGCTTCGGCGGGGCCAACCAGCGCTGGACGATGCCCGCCGCCTGA
- a CDS encoding chitinase, with product MSRTSWRLPALAALLALLPTGLATTAAHAAANPGPGFPAQYAAPYVETWKSPTAMADARAATGLKYFTLAFVISDGSCNATFNGNTPITDGGWQSAINSLRAAGGDVIASFGGAAGTELGQACTSVSGLKAQYKRVVDTLNLTKIDLDIEGGSLNDTAANDRRNQALAQLQQEYAAAGRRLAVHYTLPVNPTGLEANSLSLLGNAKSRGLDVGVVNIMTMDYGPAMDMGKAATDAATALRGQLGNIWTGKTDQQLWAMEGNTPMIGVNDTQAEVFSTGNATTLANFAAAKGIQLLAFWALGRDKACAGNGTLSDSCSGTSQSPYQFARTFNSITGGGTSPRPTGRISGYGGKCVDVAAASSANGAAVQLYDCNGTAAQNWTVAADGSLQALGKCLDVTSAGTANGTKVQLWDCNGTAAQQWQTGANSTLVNPVSGRCLDATGPSSANGTRLQIWDCFGAANQQWLLPA from the coding sequence ATGTCCCGTACCTCCTGGCGCCTGCCTGCCCTGGCCGCGCTGCTCGCCCTGCTCCCCACCGGCCTGGCCACCACCGCGGCACACGCCGCCGCCAACCCGGGCCCCGGCTTCCCCGCTCAGTACGCCGCCCCCTACGTGGAGACCTGGAAGTCGCCGACCGCGATGGCCGACGCCCGGGCCGCCACCGGGCTGAAGTACTTCACCCTGGCATTCGTGATCAGCGACGGCAGCTGCAACGCCACCTTCAATGGCAACACTCCGATCACCGACGGAGGTTGGCAGTCGGCGATCAACAGCCTGCGGGCGGCCGGCGGCGACGTGATCGCCTCCTTCGGCGGCGCGGCCGGCACCGAACTCGGCCAGGCCTGTACCTCGGTCAGCGGCCTGAAGGCCCAGTACAAGCGGGTGGTCGACACCCTCAACCTGACGAAGATCGACCTCGACATCGAGGGCGGCTCGCTCAACGACACCGCCGCCAACGACCGTCGCAACCAGGCCCTCGCCCAGCTCCAGCAGGAGTACGCGGCAGCCGGCCGCAGACTCGCCGTGCACTACACCCTGCCGGTCAACCCGACTGGCCTGGAAGCGAATTCGCTCAGCCTGCTGGGCAACGCCAAGAGCCGGGGGCTGGACGTCGGCGTGGTCAACATCATGACCATGGACTACGGCCCCGCGATGGACATGGGCAAGGCCGCCACCGACGCCGCCACCGCCCTGCGCGGCCAGCTCGGGAACATCTGGACCGGCAAGACCGACCAGCAGCTCTGGGCGATGGAGGGCAACACCCCGATGATCGGGGTCAACGACACCCAGGCCGAGGTGTTCAGCACCGGCAACGCCACCACGCTGGCCAACTTCGCCGCCGCCAAGGGCATCCAGCTGCTCGCCTTCTGGGCGCTCGGCCGGGACAAGGCGTGCGCCGGCAACGGCACCCTCTCGGACTCCTGCAGCGGCACCTCGCAGAGCCCGTACCAGTTCGCCCGCACCTTCAACTCCATCACCGGCGGCGGAACTTCACCGCGTCCGACCGGCCGGATCAGCGGCTACGGCGGCAAGTGCGTGGACGTCGCGGCGGCGAGCAGCGCCAACGGCGCCGCCGTCCAGCTCTACGACTGCAACGGCACCGCCGCGCAGAACTGGACGGTGGCGGCGGACGGTTCGCTCCAGGCGCTCGGCAAGTGCCTGGACGTCACCAGCGCCGGGACGGCCAACGGCACCAAGGTCCAGCTCTGGGACTGCAACGGCACCGCCGCCCAGCAATGGCAGACCGGCGCCAACAGCACCCTGGTCAACCCGGTCTCCGGCCGCTGTCTGGACGCCACCGGGCCCAGCTCCGCGAACGGCACCCGGCTGCAGATCTGGGACTGCTTCGGCGCCGCCAACCAGCAGTGGCTGCTGCCCGCCTGA
- a CDS encoding carbohydrate kinase family protein: MTGALLVIGDVVTDVVALHDRPLAPHTDTAARIAVLPGGSAANSASWAAYSGAEARLLARLGADSAAWHRAELLGVGVRPHLVVDPELSTAVVICLVDAEAERTFVTDSGAAARLGPADWDPALLDGVARLHLSGYLYFADQGRQLAAQAATAAEARGIPVSVDPASTGFIERLGLARFLASIDGTDLLLPNLAEARLLAGTDDPVAAAERLSAVHGEAVVKLGPQGALAAREGKVVARISAVPSTAVDSTGAGDAFTGAFLAARLRGADLAEATAAGCAAGAVAVSRTGGRPPSRRA, translated from the coding sequence GTGACCGGCGCGCTGCTGGTGATCGGCGACGTCGTCACGGACGTCGTCGCGCTGCACGACCGGCCGCTCGCGCCGCACACCGACACCGCCGCCCGGATCGCTGTCCTGCCGGGCGGGTCGGCCGCCAACTCGGCTTCCTGGGCGGCGTATTCGGGCGCGGAGGCGCGGCTGCTGGCCCGGCTCGGAGCCGACTCGGCGGCCTGGCACCGGGCCGAACTGCTCGGCGTCGGAGTCCGCCCGCACCTGGTGGTCGACCCGGAGTTGTCGACGGCCGTGGTGATCTGCCTGGTGGATGCCGAGGCCGAGCGGACCTTCGTCACCGACAGCGGAGCCGCGGCCCGGCTCGGCCCGGCCGACTGGGATCCGGCGCTGCTCGACGGCGTCGCGCGTCTCCACCTCTCCGGGTACCTCTACTTCGCCGATCAGGGGCGGCAGTTGGCGGCACAGGCAGCCACGGCGGCCGAGGCGAGGGGCATACCGGTCAGCGTCGACCCGGCGTCCACGGGCTTCATCGAACGGCTCGGCCTCGCCCGTTTCCTGGCCTCGATCGACGGCACCGACCTGCTGCTGCCGAACCTGGCGGAGGCCCGGCTGCTGGCGGGGACGGACGATCCGGTGGCGGCGGCCGAGCGGCTCAGCGCGGTGCACGGCGAGGCCGTCGTGAAGCTCGGCCCGCAGGGTGCGCTGGCCGCCCGCGAAGGGAAGGTCGTGGCCAGGATCTCCGCCGTCCCGAGTACGGCGGTGGACAGCACCGGCGCCGGTGACGCCTTCACCGGCGCCTTCCTGGCGGCCCGGCTCCGGGGCGCCGACCTCGCCGAGGCGACGGCCGCCGGCTGCGCGGCGGGGGCCGTGGCCGTCAGCCGTACGGGCGGCAGGCCCCCATCCAGGCGAGCCTGA
- the gcl gene encoding glyoxylate carboligase — translation MPRMTAARAAVEILKREGVDVAFGVPGAAINPFYKALKEGGGIRHTLARHVEGASHMAEGYTRTKAGNIGVCIGTSGPAGTDMITGLYSAIADSIPILCITGQAPVSKLHKEDFQAVDIASIAKPVTKKATTVLEAAQVPGVFQEAFHLMRSGRPGPVLIDLPIDVQLTEIEFDPDTYEPLPVYKPAATRAQIEKALTFLLASERPLLVAGGGIINADASDLLVEFAELTGVPVISTLMGWGVIPDDHELSAGMVGVQTSHRYGNATFLESDFVLGIGNRWANRHTGYNLDAYTKGRKFVHVDIEPTQIGKIFPPDYGIASDAKAALELFLEVAKELKAAGKLPDFTAWADSAQERKATLLRRTHFDNIPMKPQRVYEEMNKAFGPDTRYVTTIGLSQIAGAQMLHVYKPRHWINCGQAGPLGWTIPAAIGVATADPESPVVALSGDYDFQFMIEELAVAAQHRIPYVHVLVNNAYLGLIRQAQSGLDINFQVNLEFENINAPELGVYGVDHVKVAEGLGVKAIRVTDPNELGAAFEEAKKLAAEFQVPVVVEAILERITNISMSRTVDMSDVTEWEDLATEPEHAPTAIKTLKV, via the coding sequence ATGCCTCGAATGACAGCCGCCCGCGCGGCAGTTGAGATCCTCAAGCGCGAGGGCGTTGACGTCGCTTTCGGCGTGCCGGGCGCCGCGATCAACCCCTTCTACAAGGCCCTCAAGGAGGGTGGCGGCATCCGCCACACCCTCGCCCGCCACGTCGAGGGTGCCTCGCACATGGCCGAGGGTTACACCCGCACCAAGGCCGGGAACATCGGTGTCTGTATCGGTACGTCCGGCCCGGCCGGCACCGACATGATCACCGGCCTGTACTCGGCGATCGCGGACTCCATCCCGATCCTGTGCATCACCGGCCAGGCGCCGGTCTCCAAGCTGCACAAGGAGGACTTCCAGGCGGTCGACATCGCCTCGATCGCCAAGCCGGTCACCAAGAAGGCCACCACCGTGCTGGAGGCCGCGCAGGTCCCGGGTGTCTTCCAGGAGGCGTTCCACCTGATGCGGTCCGGCCGTCCCGGCCCGGTCCTGATCGACCTGCCGATCGACGTCCAGCTGACCGAGATCGAGTTCGACCCGGACACGTACGAGCCGCTGCCGGTCTACAAGCCGGCCGCCACCCGGGCCCAGATCGAGAAGGCGCTGACCTTCCTGCTGGCCTCCGAGCGCCCGCTGCTGGTCGCCGGCGGTGGCATCATCAATGCCGACGCCTCCGACCTGCTGGTCGAGTTCGCCGAGCTGACCGGCGTCCCGGTCATCTCCACCCTGATGGGCTGGGGCGTCATCCCGGACGACCACGAGCTGAGCGCGGGCATGGTCGGGGTCCAGACCTCGCACCGCTACGGCAACGCGACCTTCCTGGAGTCGGACTTCGTCCTCGGCATCGGCAACCGCTGGGCCAACCGCCACACCGGCTACAACCTGGACGCGTACACCAAGGGCCGCAAGTTCGTCCACGTCGACATCGAGCCGACCCAGATCGGCAAGATCTTCCCGCCCGACTACGGCATCGCCTCCGACGCCAAGGCCGCGCTGGAGCTCTTCCTCGAGGTCGCCAAGGAGCTCAAGGCCGCGGGCAAGCTGCCGGACTTCACCGCCTGGGCGGACTCCGCCCAGGAGCGCAAGGCCACCCTGCTCCGCCGCACGCACTTCGACAACATCCCGATGAAGCCGCAGCGCGTCTACGAGGAGATGAACAAGGCGTTCGGCCCGGACACCCGCTACGTCACCACCATCGGTCTGTCCCAGATCGCCGGTGCGCAGATGCTGCACGTCTACAAGCCGCGGCACTGGATCAACTGCGGCCAGGCCGGCCCGCTCGGCTGGACCATCCCGGCCGCGATCGGTGTCGCCACCGCGGACCCGGAGAGCCCGGTCGTCGCGCTCTCCGGCGACTACGACTTCCAGTTCATGATCGAGGAGCTGGCGGTCGCCGCCCAGCACCGGATCCCCTACGTCCACGTCCTGGTGAACAACGCCTACCTCGGCCTGATCCGCCAGGCGCAGTCCGGACTGGACATCAACTTCCAGGTCAACCTGGAGTTCGAGAACATCAACGCCCCCGAGCTCGGCGTCTACGGCGTCGACCACGTCAAGGTCGCCGAGGGCCTGGGAGTCAAGGCGATCCGGGTCACCGACCCGAACGAGCTGGGCGCCGCCTTCGAGGAGGCCAAGAAGCTCGCCGCCGAGTTCCAGGTCCCGGTCGTGGTCGAGGCCATCCTCGAGCGCATCACCAACATCTCGATGAGCCGCACCGTCGACATGAGCGACGTCACCGAGTGGGAGGACCTGGCCACCGAGCCGGAGCACGCTCCCACCGCGATCAAGACCCTCAAGGTCTGA
- a CDS encoding NADPH-dependent 2,4-dienoyl-CoA reductase, giving the protein MTAYPNLLRPLDLGFTTLPNRVLMGSMHVGLEEAENGFERMAEFYATRTRAGVGLIVTGGIAPNEAGRPWEGGAKLTTDQEAAEHRVITGAVHAAGGKIALQLLHFGRYAYHAELVAPSAIQAPISPFPPRALTEDEVEQTVEDFARAAELAKSAGYDGVEIMGSEGYLINEFIAAPTNRREDRWGGSYENRMRFPVEIVRRVRERVGAEFIVIYRLSMLDLIPGGSTLAEVVQLAKAVEAAGATIINTGIGWHEARIPTIATSVPRAAYAWVTKRLMGEVSVPLVTSNRINTPELAEQLLADGHADLVSLARPLLADPEFVAKAEAGTPEAINTCIGCNQACLDHTFSGRITSCLVNPRACHETELVLAPTRRRKRIGVVGAGPAGLGFAVAAAERGHTVTLYDAADRIGGQLNVARQVPGKQEFDETLRYFRHQLAERQVEVRLGTAVTAAGLLAEGYDEVVLATGVTPRVPEIPGVDHPSVVGYLDLLRGDAVAGERVAVIGAGGIGFDVAEFLTDQDGDFYASWGIDTEHREPGGLRTPERPKPPRTVHLIQRKPGKVGAGLGKTTGWIHRAELAHRGVRTVSGASYRRIDDEGLHLTVDGEDRTVPVDTVVLCAGQEPRRELHAELLAGGASVHLIGGADVAAELDAKRAIDQGTRLAAEL; this is encoded by the coding sequence ATGACCGCGTACCCGAACCTTTTGCGTCCGCTCGACCTCGGCTTCACCACGCTCCCCAACCGGGTGCTGATGGGCTCGATGCACGTCGGCCTGGAGGAGGCCGAGAACGGCTTCGAGCGGATGGCCGAGTTCTACGCGACCCGGACCAGGGCCGGCGTCGGCCTGATCGTCACCGGCGGCATCGCGCCCAACGAGGCGGGTCGCCCGTGGGAGGGCGGCGCCAAGCTGACGACCGATCAGGAGGCCGCCGAGCACCGGGTGATCACCGGGGCGGTGCACGCGGCGGGCGGCAAGATCGCGCTCCAGCTGCTGCACTTCGGCCGGTACGCGTACCACGCCGAGCTGGTCGCGCCGAGCGCGATCCAGGCGCCGATCAGCCCCTTCCCGCCGCGCGCGCTGACCGAGGACGAGGTCGAGCAGACCGTCGAGGACTTCGCCCGGGCCGCCGAGCTGGCCAAGTCGGCGGGGTACGACGGCGTGGAGATCATGGGCAGCGAGGGCTACCTGATCAACGAGTTCATCGCCGCGCCGACCAACCGGCGCGAGGACCGCTGGGGCGGCAGCTACGAGAACCGGATGCGCTTCCCGGTCGAGATCGTCCGGCGGGTGCGCGAGCGGGTCGGCGCCGAGTTCATCGTGATCTACCGGCTCTCCATGCTCGACCTGATCCCCGGCGGCTCCACGCTGGCCGAGGTGGTGCAGCTGGCCAAGGCGGTCGAGGCGGCCGGGGCCACCATCATCAACACCGGGATCGGCTGGCACGAGGCCCGTATCCCGACCATCGCCACCTCGGTCCCGCGCGCGGCGTACGCCTGGGTGACCAAGCGGCTGATGGGCGAGGTGTCCGTGCCGCTGGTGACCAGCAACCGGATCAACACCCCCGAGCTGGCCGAGCAGCTGCTCGCCGACGGGCACGCCGACCTGGTCTCGCTGGCCCGGCCGCTGCTCGCCGACCCGGAGTTCGTGGCCAAGGCCGAGGCCGGCACCCCCGAGGCGATCAACACCTGCATCGGCTGCAACCAGGCCTGCCTGGACCACACCTTCAGCGGGCGGATCACCTCCTGCCTGGTGAACCCGCGCGCCTGCCACGAGACCGAGCTGGTGCTCGCCCCGACCCGCCGCCGCAAGCGGATCGGCGTGGTCGGCGCCGGACCGGCCGGCCTCGGCTTCGCGGTGGCCGCCGCCGAACGCGGTCACACGGTCACCCTGTACGACGCCGCGGACCGGATCGGCGGGCAGCTGAACGTGGCCCGGCAGGTGCCGGGCAAGCAGGAGTTCGACGAGACCCTGCGCTACTTCCGGCACCAGCTGGCGGAGCGTCAGGTCGAGGTACGGCTCGGTACGGCCGTCACCGCGGCCGGGCTGCTGGCCGAGGGGTACGACGAGGTGGTGCTCGCCACCGGCGTCACCCCGCGCGTCCCGGAGATCCCCGGGGTGGATCACCCGAGCGTGGTCGGCTACCTGGACCTGCTGCGCGGCGACGCGGTGGCCGGTGAGCGGGTGGCGGTCATCGGCGCGGGCGGGATCGGCTTCGACGTGGCCGAGTTCCTGACCGACCAGGACGGCGACTTCTACGCGAGCTGGGGCATCGACACCGAGCACCGCGAGCCCGGCGGGCTGCGTACCCCCGAGCGGCCGAAGCCGCCGCGCACCGTGCACCTGATCCAGCGCAAGCCCGGCAAGGTCGGCGCGGGCCTCGGCAAGACCACCGGCTGGATCCACCGGGCCGAGCTGGCCCACCGGGGTGTGCGCACCGTCTCCGGCGCGAGCTACCGGCGGATCGACGACGAGGGCCTGCACCTGACCGTGGACGGCGAGGACCGTACCGTCCCGGTCGACACCGTGGTGCTGTGCGCCGGGCAGGAGCCGCGCCGGGAGCTGCACGCCGAGCTGCTGGCCGGTGGCGCCTCGGTGCACCTGATCGGCGGCGCGGACGTGGCCGCCGAGCTGGACGCCAAGCGGGCGATCGACCAGGGCACCCGGCTCGCGGCCGAGCTCTGA
- a CDS encoding alginate lyase family protein: MIRRALAGAAVLATALGLLPAVAPTTAQAAPATFTHPGVLVGTGQLDFVRAKVQTGAQPWKAAYDQLHTSKYASLTRTAKPRAVVECGSYSNPNNGCTDEREDAIAAYTLALDWYITRDSRYAEKAIQLMDAWSGTITDHTNSNAPLQTAWAGSVWPRAAEIIRYGYGNWPAARVTRFATMLRTVYLPEVANGSRSNGNWELSMVEAGIGIGVFLNDRAVYDKAVALFRNRVPAYIYLASDGPLPRTVPGSGLDTRDEIVNYWQGQGTFVDGLTQETCRDLTHTGYGLSAISHVAETSRLQGQDLYPEIADRLRHALGFQSKYQLGTAVPSWLCGGTLNQSLGPVTEVGYNALANRLGYGMTNTRLLTEQQRPAGTNNLFTAWETLTHADNPA, encoded by the coding sequence GTGATCCGCAGAGCTCTCGCCGGGGCCGCCGTGCTGGCCACCGCCCTCGGCCTCCTCCCGGCCGTCGCCCCCACCACCGCACAGGCCGCCCCCGCCACCTTCACCCACCCCGGAGTCCTGGTCGGCACCGGGCAGTTGGACTTCGTCCGGGCCAAGGTGCAGACCGGGGCGCAGCCCTGGAAGGCCGCCTACGACCAGCTGCACACCAGCAAGTACGCCTCGCTGACCCGAACCGCCAAGCCGCGCGCGGTGGTCGAGTGCGGCTCCTACTCCAACCCCAACAACGGCTGCACCGACGAGCGCGAGGACGCCATCGCGGCGTACACCCTGGCCCTGGACTGGTACATCACCCGGGACAGCCGGTACGCCGAGAAGGCGATCCAGCTGATGGACGCCTGGTCGGGCACCATCACCGACCACACCAACAGCAACGCCCCGCTGCAGACCGCCTGGGCCGGCTCGGTCTGGCCCCGGGCCGCCGAGATCATCCGCTACGGCTACGGCAACTGGCCCGCCGCCCGGGTCACCCGGTTCGCCACCATGCTGCGCACCGTCTACCTCCCCGAGGTGGCCAACGGCTCGCGCTCCAACGGCAACTGGGAGCTCAGTATGGTCGAGGCGGGCATCGGCATCGGCGTCTTCCTGAACGACCGCGCCGTCTACGACAAGGCGGTCGCGCTCTTCCGCAACCGGGTCCCCGCCTACATCTACCTCGCCTCCGACGGCCCGCTTCCCCGCACCGTCCCGGGCAGCGGCCTGGACACCCGGGACGAGATCGTCAACTACTGGCAGGGCCAGGGCACTTTCGTCGACGGCCTGACCCAGGAGACCTGCCGCGACCTCACCCACACCGGCTACGGCCTCTCCGCCATCTCGCACGTCGCGGAGACCAGCCGGCTCCAGGGCCAGGACCTCTACCCCGAGATCGCCGACCGCCTCCGGCACGCCCTGGGCTTCCAGTCCAAGTACCAACTCGGCACCGCCGTCCCGTCCTGGCTCTGCGGCGGCACCCTGAACCAGTCCCTCGGCCCGGTCACCGAGGTCGGCTACAACGCCCTGGCCAACCGCCTCGGCTACGGCATGACCAACACCCGGCTGCTCACCGAGCAGCAACGCCCGGCCGGCACCAACAATCTCTTCACCGCCTGGGAGACCCTGACCCACGCCGACAACCCGGCCTGA
- a CDS encoding alpha/beta fold hydrolase — protein MTAHSADALSLTTTLTTTLATTVTGAGPGLVLAHGAGGSVADNFGPLIPVLARDHTVVGSDYPSTDEELSLDGLADAVVAAAVAAGVERFTVIGFSLGSAVAVRAATRHPDRVRGLVLAAGFARADNRFGLAMELWQEALGRGDRETFARFALSSGFGADFVNALPGEQLPGLVGQVAAGVPGGTRRQAELAARVDTTAELAALAVPVLVVNATRDLLVDPANSRELAAGIPGAEYVEIDAGHVFMAERPDEWETRVVTFLRERGL, from the coding sequence ATGACAGCTCATTCCGCAGACGCCCTTTCCCTGACCACCACCCTGACCACCACCCTGGCCACCACCGTGACCGGCGCGGGCCCCGGCCTGGTCCTCGCCCATGGTGCCGGGGGTTCCGTCGCCGACAACTTCGGCCCGCTGATTCCGGTGCTGGCCCGGGACCACACCGTGGTCGGCAGTGACTATCCGAGCACCGACGAGGAGTTGAGCCTGGACGGTCTGGCCGACGCGGTGGTGGCCGCCGCGGTGGCGGCCGGGGTCGAGCGGTTCACCGTGATCGGCTTCTCGCTCGGTTCGGCGGTCGCGGTGCGCGCGGCGACCCGGCACCCGGATCGGGTGCGTGGGCTGGTGCTGGCGGCCGGGTTCGCCCGCGCGGACAACCGGTTCGGGCTGGCGATGGAGTTGTGGCAGGAGGCGCTGGGCCGGGGCGACCGGGAGACCTTCGCCCGGTTCGCCCTGTCCAGCGGGTTCGGCGCGGACTTCGTCAACGCCCTGCCGGGGGAGCAGCTGCCCGGGCTGGTCGGGCAGGTCGCGGCGGGGGTGCCGGGCGGGACCCGTCGGCAGGCGGAGCTGGCCGCCCGGGTCGACACCACCGCCGAGCTGGCCGCGCTGGCGGTGCCCGTGCTGGTGGTGAACGCGACCCGGGACCTGCTGGTCGATCCGGCCAACTCGCGGGAGCTGGCGGCGGGGATACCCGGTGCCGAGTACGTCGAGATCGACGCCGGGCACGTGTTCATGGCCGAGCGGCCCGACGAGTGGGAGACGCGGGTGGTCACGTTCCTTCGGGAGCGGGGGCTGTAA